The following coding sequences are from one Desulfosporosinus orientis DSM 765 window:
- a CDS encoding fumarylacetoacetate hydrolase family protein has translation MERYVRFKYGNNTRFGLVEGEKVAELIGEEFPNFKKPGITHELSLLKLLAPCNPTKAVCVGLNYKDTILEPGAKWPVEPLLFLKPFTSLIANGENIVKWPMTDHLNFEAELAIVIGKEAHFVPEKEVYQYIWGYTIANDVTAKDLQKSDGLWGRSKSFDTCLPLGPWIVSGIDPQNLTITSYLNGEQKQEGNTCDLIFGIEYLVSFISHITTLLPGDIILTGTPGGYGKTLNVGDKVEIEISEIGKLTNQCVECKEGWSMPPRNKEHIMYSL, from the coding sequence ATGGAACGGTACGTTCGTTTTAAATATGGTAATAATACACGCTTCGGGTTAGTAGAAGGAGAAAAGGTTGCAGAACTTATAGGTGAGGAATTCCCCAATTTTAAAAAGCCCGGAATAACGCATGAACTTTCCTTGCTTAAGCTATTGGCCCCTTGTAACCCTACGAAAGCTGTCTGTGTCGGTCTTAATTATAAGGACACAATCCTTGAGCCGGGAGCTAAATGGCCGGTGGAGCCGTTACTTTTTCTAAAGCCATTCACAAGCCTTATTGCCAACGGAGAGAATATTGTAAAATGGCCGATGACAGATCATCTGAACTTTGAAGCAGAATTGGCCATAGTAATCGGGAAAGAAGCTCATTTTGTCCCGGAAAAAGAAGTCTATCAGTATATCTGGGGATATACTATAGCCAATGATGTCACGGCAAAGGATCTTCAGAAGTCTGACGGACTCTGGGGTCGTTCCAAGTCTTTTGACACATGCCTGCCTTTAGGACCTTGGATAGTCAGCGGCATTGATCCTCAAAACTTAACCATTACTTCCTATTTAAATGGTGAGCAAAAACAAGAAGGAAATACCTGTGATTTAATATTCGGTATCGAATATCTGGTCAGCTTTATATCTCATATCACAACCTTACTTCCAGGAGATATTATTTTGACGGGAACGCCCGGAGGTTACGGTAAGACATTAAACGTAGGTGACAAAGTCGAGATCGAGATCTCCGAGATTGGGAAGCTTACAAATCAATGTGTAGAGTGCAAGGAAGGCTGGAGCATGCCGCCAAGAAATAAGGAGCATATTATGTACTCCCTATAA
- a CDS encoding DUF364 domain-containing protein has protein sequence MWELYDALIGGIPEDYRVDELVCGYHYTYVRSGDGSGVSAGRPYDQRMPMFNKNLLGAPLREVAACVKSWNLMEAALGAAALNAYYNNPQVARANGVEFSDARRVEDRRYDPFIMSQNAVKGKKVVVVGHFPYLENLLEPVCDFSIIEWDPLEGDYPMPACEYLLPEADYAYLTCTALVDKTLPRLLELTRNAARVCMVGPATPLAPVLFDYGIDELSGFLIKDNAQAFRVAAGAEQVKIFRVGQKVAFKAERQQDHEFCYSYQQDSGFTEDNPSGFL, from the coding sequence GTGTGGGAGTTATATGATGCCCTAATTGGAGGGATACCTGAAGATTATCGGGTAGATGAGCTGGTTTGCGGGTACCACTATACCTATGTCCGCAGCGGAGACGGTTCCGGGGTGTCTGCGGGACGGCCTTATGATCAGCGGATGCCCATGTTCAACAAAAACCTCTTGGGCGCGCCCCTGCGGGAGGTGGCAGCCTGTGTGAAATCATGGAACCTAATGGAGGCTGCTCTGGGCGCCGCAGCCCTGAACGCTTACTATAACAATCCTCAGGTGGCCAGAGCCAACGGTGTGGAATTTTCCGATGCACGGCGCGTGGAAGACCGGCGTTATGATCCCTTTATTATGTCTCAGAACGCGGTTAAGGGAAAAAAGGTTGTGGTAGTGGGGCATTTTCCTTACCTGGAGAATTTGCTGGAACCGGTCTGTGACTTTTCCATTATTGAATGGGACCCCTTAGAGGGGGACTACCCGATGCCGGCCTGTGAGTACTTGCTGCCCGAAGCTGATTATGCCTATCTTACCTGCACGGCCCTGGTGGATAAAACTTTACCAAGGCTTCTGGAACTGACGAGAAATGCTGCCCGGGTCTGCATGGTGGGGCCCGCTACCCCCTTAGCCCCAGTGCTTTTTGATTACGGTATTGATGAGCTGTCTGGGTTTCTCATTAAAGACAATGCTCAAGCTTTCAGGGTGGCGGCCGGGGCAGAACAGGTAAAGATTTTCAGAGTAGGGCAAAAGGTGGCTTTTAAAGCTGAAAGGCAGCAGGATCATGAATTTTGTTATAGTTATCAACAAGACTCTGGATTTACTGAAGATAACCCCTCAGGGTTTCTGTGA
- a CDS encoding DNA-formamidopyrimidine glycosylase family protein has product MLELPEAITVAKQLNKHIAGKKIRRVLPPSKVHKFCWYAGDPSEYDAQMSGSTVQGAEGFGIYVEVTFDHGKRLCFNDGVNARLIDSAGAPKNHQLLIEFDDGTALVFTVAMYGSIILHDDTYDNEYYLKSKSAVSPFSHQFEPYFRKMITECKPTLSAKAFLATQQRFPGIGNGVLQDILFAAGIYPKRKLSTFSDSDQDHLLTSVISILRDMTDLGGRDTEKDILGQPGGYRTKLSKNTLALGCPQCEGQLVKETYLGGSIYYCPSCQPPY; this is encoded by the coding sequence ATGCTGGAATTGCCGGAGGCAATCACGGTAGCAAAGCAGCTGAACAAACACATTGCCGGCAAAAAAATACGCCGCGTTCTCCCGCCGTCAAAGGTACATAAATTTTGTTGGTATGCCGGAGATCCGTCAGAGTATGATGCCCAAATGAGCGGGAGTACCGTCCAAGGGGCTGAGGGCTTTGGCATCTATGTGGAAGTAACCTTTGATCATGGTAAACGGCTATGCTTCAATGACGGAGTCAACGCGCGGCTGATAGATTCTGCCGGCGCACCGAAAAATCACCAGCTTTTGATAGAATTTGACGACGGAACGGCTCTTGTTTTCACTGTTGCTATGTATGGCAGCATCATCCTCCATGACGACACTTATGATAACGAATATTATCTTAAGAGCAAGTCGGCCGTTTCCCCCTTTTCACATCAATTTGAACCTTATTTCCGCAAAATGATAACAGAGTGCAAACCAACCCTAAGCGCCAAAGCCTTCCTGGCCACACAGCAGCGTTTTCCCGGTATCGGCAACGGCGTGCTCCAGGACATCCTTTTTGCCGCCGGAATCTATCCGAAACGAAAACTCAGTACGTTCAGCGACTCGGATCAGGACCATCTCCTTACCTCTGTCATTTCAATTTTACGGGATATGACGGACCTGGGCGGACGGGACACGGAAAAAGACATCCTCGGGCAACCCGGCGGATATCGTACAAAACTGTCAAAGAATACCCTCGCCTTGGGATGTCCTCAGTGCGAAGGGCAGCTGGTGAAAGAGACTTACCTGGGAGGGTCCATCTATTATTGTCCCTCCTGTCAGCCACCTTACTAA
- a CDS encoding helix-turn-helix transcriptional regulator, producing MSIDLGHSPSYIYSIVSGKVLPSMTEFLYICQYFEISPRDFLMKAD from the coding sequence ATGAGTATTGATTTAGGGCACAGCCCCAGCTATATTTATAGTATAGTTTCTGGAAAAGTGCTGCCATCCATGACAGAATTCTTATACATCTGTCAATACTTCGAAATATCCCCTAGAGACTTTTTGATGAAAGCAGATTGA